CGGCGGCGCGCTGCGCCACCTCACCCAGTGGTCCGGCAGCTACACCGCCGTGGTCCAGGCCGGCCGCCGCATCACCGTCGTCGGCGACCTCGCGGGCGCCCGGCCCGTCTTCTACACCCCCTGGGCGAGCGGCACGGCGTACGCCACCGCCGCCCTCCCGCTCGCCGACCTCATCGAGGCGCAGCTCGACATCGGCCACCTCGCCGCCCTGCTGGCCTGCCCGGACAGCCCCGAGGCACTGGGCGACGGCACCCCGTACGCCGGGGTCCGCCGCATCCCGCCCGGGCACGCCCTCATCCTGCGCGAGGGCTCCCGGGAGATCACCGGCTACGAGCAGGTGGCCTCCCTCGCGGTGGCCGCGCCCGAGGCCGACGCCGACCGCGCGGTGGAGGGCGTGCGGGAAGCGTTGGTGGACGCGGTGCGCGCCCGGCTCACGGCTCCGCGGCATGCTCCCGAAACGCTGCCACCGTACGATCCCGGCCCCGTACCCGGCATGGGACCGGCCGACCGGCGCGCGGCCCGCGGCGCGCCGGCCCCCGGCGTGGGCGCCGACCTGTCCGGCGGCAGCGCCTCCGCGACCCTCGCCCTGCTCGCGGCGGGCCTGCCGGGGGCGCCCGGCAGCATCACCAGCCCCGCCGGGGCGCGGCTGCTGGCGGTCACCTTCAACGACCTGGCCACCCCGCAGGGCCGCGAGGAAGAACTGGAACGTGCCAGGGCCGTCGCGTCCGACCCGCGCCTGCACCACGTCGTGGTCGCCGCCGCGGCCGAGGCCCTCCCGTACACCGAACTGGACGGCCCCCTCACCGACGAGCCGGGCCCCTCGCTGGTCTCCGCCGCCCGCGAGCGGCGCAGGCTCGCCGCCGGTGCGGCCGACCACTTCACCGGCCACGGCGCGCGGCAGGTCCTCGACGCCCACCCGGCCCGCATGGCCGACCTGTTGATGGACCGCCGCCGACGCCACCTGCTGCGCCCGGTGGCGGCGCTGGCCCGCTCCGCGTCCGCCTCGGGAGCCGGCGGGGAGTCCCTGCTGGTGCCCATCACGGTGTACTCGGCGGCCCGCAGACTTGCCCGTACGTCGTACCGCGCGGGCATGGAGGCCGCCGCGGCCAGGCTCCGCGAGGGCGGGGTCACCGAGTACGCGTCCGGTCCGGTGGACGCCTCCCTCGCCGCCCTGACCTGGTCCCGGCCGGGCCCGGCGGCGGCCTGGCTCACGGGGGAGGCACTGGCGGAAGTATCGATCCGGCTCGCGGCCGCGGCCGGCCGTCCCCCGCTGTCGCTGCGGCCGGGGGAGGCCAGGGCCCGCTCCGTGCTGGCCCGCCACGCCGCCGACCACCGGGTCTTCGAACAGGCGGTGGAGGTCCGCAGCCAGCGCCTGCACGCCCCGTTCCTCGACAACCAGGTCGTACGAGCCGCCCGCGCCCTGCCCGAATCCCTGCGGGTGCAGCCCGGCGCCCGGGCGGAGATCCTGCGCAGCGTCCTGTACTCGGCCGGGGTGCGCGAACTCCCGCCGGGGTGGGGCGCCACCGCCCACACGGCGAACGAGACGGCGGCCGGCCTGGGGCTGCGTGCCGCCCTGAGCGACCTGCTGGAGCTCTTCGCCGCCCCGCTGCTCGCGGACGCCGGCCTGATCGAGGCCCGGGTCGTGCGGCAGGCGCTGCTCGACGCGGCCGAGGGCCGCCCGGTGCCGCTGGACGGGCTCGCCGAACTGGTCTCGATGGAGCTGTGGCTGCACCGGCTGCTGGCCCGGCGCGGCACCTGCTGGACGGGGACGTCCGCGGCGCGGCGCAGGGCCGTGCCCGAGGGGGTCCCGGTGCACCGCCCGGCCCTGTCCTGACGGTTCGGGCGGCGCGGCAGCGGGCCCCGGCCCGCGCACACCCTCCGCGCGGTCGTCGCGGCGCTCACGGCCGGGACGGGACGCAGGGCGGACCTCCGCACCAGGTCCGTCGGGTCGCCGAGCAGCCGGGCGGGCAGGGCGAAGTGCTCACGGCCTCGCCGCCGGTGACGACGCCCCGTACGCGGCGGATGCGGACCGCCAGGCCCCCGTCGCCAAGGCGCGGCGGTCGATGCCGCCCCGGTGTTCCGCAGACGGACCTGGCCGCCGCGCCGGAGCCCCGTGCACTGCCGGCGGACGTTCCCCGGAGGGGCGGGTGCAGGTCAGCCCGCGGGGGCCGGCCGGCCCGCCCGCCCGCCGGTCGGCTCGCGGCGCACCGGCCCGCAGCCAGGGCGTGTTGCGAAAGTCCCGTCTGGCTCGCGGCGCCCGGCACGGCACCTCGCCGCGGTGTCGGGATCGCCCGCGTACGACCGGTACGCGGGCGACCCTCCTCCTTGCGAGCGGGCGCAGCGAGCGAGCGCCAGGTCGACAGCGCGAGCGCGCCGCGCCGCGTCCGTCGGGGTGGGCGTACGGCGGGGGTCGGCGACCGCTCTGCAGGGGCCCGGGCGCCTCCCCGAGACAGCTGGGAAAGCCGCTGTCCCGAAGGTCGTCCCCGCCGAGGGGCGCCCGGGCAGCACCGGCGGGTGCGGTGTCCCATCCGCGCCGCCGAGGTGCGCGACGGGGCCGGGCCCCTCCCCCTGGTGGGCCGCTGCCGCCGGCCCCGCGAGCGCCGCACCCGCCTCGGCCGCCGTCACCGCGGCGCTCACCCGAACGCTCAAGCCGACTGCGCGCGCCGACCGCTCAGCGGCAGCTGATCACCGCGTCGGCCCAGCTCGCCAGCGTCGGCAGCCTGCCCGGTCCCGACGGCTCCACCACCAGCCGCAGCGACGTGCGCCCGGCGAGGGGTACCCGGACGGCCGCCGGCGGATCCTTGAACCCGAGGGCGTCGGACTGCCACAGCCGCTGCCCGTCGGCATACACGGAGAACCGCACCGGCCTGTCGGTGAACAGCGACAGGCCGTCCACCCCGGCCCACGCCGAGAAGCTGGTGCACTGCCGGTTGAGGGCGATCTCCACCGAGGAACGGGAGTTCACGGTGAGCCCCTGGTCGAACTGCCGGCCCCCGACCCGCAGCCCCCAGCGCTGCCACACCCAGCTGCTGCGCCAGGTCCGCAACTCCGGCCCGCTGTGATCGCCCTGGACCGCATACGGGAGCGCGGCCAGCCGGAACGACTGGGGCGGTTGCGGTACGGGTGGCGGGGGCGTCGTCGGCTTCGGTGAGGGCGTGCTCGGGGACGGCGTGGGCGCGGGCTCCCGGCTGGGGGAGGGCGACGGG
This DNA window, taken from Streptomyces sp. TN58, encodes the following:
- a CDS encoding asparagine synthase-related protein; this encodes MRWLVGWSSIAASFGTAGRVSGHGAGRGPGGLGADGAAQHGGIADAAHAADPGADAERTVHPVGAQLLWGDPDPLWAVGDWRPDEIRTATADPADPFTRLAVLGCCGATDAELRRALYAARGGALRHLTQWSGSYTAVVQAGRRITVVGDLAGARPVFYTPWASGTAYATAALPLADLIEAQLDIGHLAALLACPDSPEALGDGTPYAGVRRIPPGHALILREGSREITGYEQVASLAVAAPEADADRAVEGVREALVDAVRARLTAPRHAPETLPPYDPGPVPGMGPADRRAARGAPAPGVGADLSGGSASATLALLAAGLPGAPGSITSPAGARLLAVTFNDLATPQGREEELERARAVASDPRLHHVVVAAAAEALPYTELDGPLTDEPGPSLVSAARERRRLAAGAADHFTGHGARQVLDAHPARMADLLMDRRRRHLLRPVAALARSASASGAGGESLLVPITVYSAARRLARTSYRAGMEAAAARLREGGVTEYASGPVDASLAALTWSRPGPAAAWLTGEALAEVSIRLAAAAGRPPLSLRPGEARARSVLARHAADHRVFEQAVEVRSQRLHAPFLDNQVVRAARALPESLRVQPGARAEILRSVLYSAGVRELPPGWGATAHTANETAAGLGLRAALSDLLELFAAPLLADAGLIEARVVRQALLDAAEGRPVPLDGLAELVSMELWLHRLLARRGTCWTGTSAARRRAVPEGVPVHRPALS